The Panicum virgatum strain AP13 chromosome 5K, P.virgatum_v5, whole genome shotgun sequence genome has a window encoding:
- the LOC120710129 gene encoding uncharacterized protein LOC120710129 yields the protein MDWAGLPAELLIEFAVRLTVIGWLNFRADDTTTATFFSFLDGRCRTAPLPEPAIRSPLWIGSARGWVVTADEECSLHLLNPITGAQLPLPCITTMGGFFQALPRTAGGKATGFLFDESSFLAVHWPERAFYEHARPDEIPIDRMPQRFLRKAVPLRDPASGCGGDGEHLVVMIHGPRYKLAFARRRDARWVTLPSPYLFEDVILHKGQLYAMTACGALLVWEPDGETFRSRVAVPEHDEGEEYVVFRKYLAESLDGDLVLVWREHRSSNGGDGESDDSSTSDDDDGGDYAKPDPTVGFQVFVLREGRQGRREWKELRDLGGAALFIGYNSAVFFPAGEVPGLLPDCIYFTDDTVGIISCRNKQEPRDMGVFTFQHEEQSRA from the exons ATGGACTGGGCCGGGCTGCCGGCGGAGCTGCTGATCGAGTTCGCCGTTCGCCTGACCGTCATCGGCTGGCTCAACTTCCGCGCC GACGACACGACTACCGccaccttcttctccttcctggACGGCCGCTGCCGCACGGCGCCTCTGCCGGAGCCGGCGATCCGGAGCCCCCTGTGGATCGGCTCGGCCCGCGGCTGGGTCGTGACCGCCGACGAGGAGTGCTCGCTGCACCTCCTCAACCCCATCACCGGCGCCCAGCTCCCGCTGCCGTGCATCACCACCATGGGCGGCTTCTTCCAGGCCCTGCCGCGAACCGCCGGTGGCAAAGCGACCGGGTTTCTGTTCGACGAGAGCTCATTCCTGGCGGTCCATTGGCCGGAGAGAGCCTTCTACGAGCATGCACGGCCAGACGAGATACCCATTGATCGAATGCCGCAGCGCTTCCTCCGCAAGGCCGTACCCCTACGGGACCCAGCAtcaggctgcggcggcgacggcgagcacctcGTCGTGATGATCCACGGACCCAGGTACAAGCTCGCGTTCGCGCGCCGGAGAGATGCGAGGTGGGTGACGCTGCCGTCGCCGTACCTGTTCGAGGACGTCATACTTCACAAGGGGCAGCTGTACGCGATGACGGCATGCGGCGCGCTCCTCGTCTGGGAGCCGGACGGCGAGACGTTCAGGTCGCGGGTCGCTGTCCCGGAGCACGATGAAGGCGAGGAGTACGTCGTCTTCAGGAAGTACCTGGCAGAGTCGCTGGATGGTGACCTGGTGCTGGTATGGAGGGAGCACAGGAGCAGCAATGGCGGGGACGGAGAGTCTGATGACAGCAGCacgagcgacgacgacgacggcggtgaCTATGCCAAGCCCGATCCGACCGTAGGATTCCAAGTATTCGTCCTCCGCGAGGGCCGTCAGGGAAGACGCGAGTGGAAGGAGCTGCGCGATCTTGGAGGCGCCGCACTTTTCATTGGCTACAACTCGGCGGTGTTCTTCCCAGCCGGTGAGGTCCCCGGTTTGCTACCTGACTGTATCTACTTCACGGATGACACGGTAGGCATCATCTCCTGCCGTAACAAGCAGGAGCCCCGCGACATGGGGGTTTTCACTTTTCAGCATGAAGAACAAAGCC